The proteins below come from a single Oncorhynchus keta strain PuntledgeMale-10-30-2019 chromosome 32, Oket_V2, whole genome shotgun sequence genomic window:
- the LOC118365229 gene encoding supervillin-like isoform X3 — protein MDTIENPALEPRSERIARYKAERRRELQERYGNMEELPSKWVRRDGTLMNSDGAPPSTDRILSGGVNGRAGGPEGGRRKSNTPLESEPRRVSNGFEADTAADPTYLRRQCSSGSAGMLSAGEPLAPPGPPGPDAAQLQTRVSVGQLRSALLQQTGTGTQPEKVSPDSGRAASSLDLAVKPGSEGGRQRTRRYLPGVSGGGRKTNERFRTQPITACEVQESGGLLEEEANAKADVKTDDRAKMSVADKMSLFKELEKTAAPEASSFLKPRSGSATYERRGRRGNEHRSLTQPITCEEVVVATSTPQPAESGEAQAVQAEAEAVEDDENSKLTMSEKLALFNKLSLPGNQGDATPHAPPERRRQKGARYRTQPITVEEVSLLQKGPIQLPPLRLSPTLADRQREQSVNLRPSEVHQAQPRPGADVEPNTGPDPSQQHRDSEPGEIKGIPRKSPSGGPEWDRDGDTMREGRQQDQNGGGGRGNGVEERRAERHDNVPVPRRERPASSAPWRQRNRNRRETVAVCSPARPSSEQGHTQEERRMHPPGNTTGRDRLSDASREEEEEERGSREDGEISHDASALNPQCWGAVFSSVYSNSTPQYVMCYNQTSSSYEAQEVSSPTQTLSQPQWRQKHARPVEEEELPQASVAERMRTLQESEEQWKARGRGAANGSAQYTVAGRMAKRGLVSPVSDIHETHPSHTKRPSTGATATGATATACPCEEISSHPGMDVEEDAKLDKLDSIVDRLNTTPQDTPLEVTSGRVKEVMTPDDRETCGGFYREVLPPSPSALAAGAGAANGTDLEQDLSALCQTNTPMLTSEVAQHRRSVRPSRRTQGSRNPLRALAARDDIRQDFMGERVTMATMNTNRTQVEKMAKNSNMADSTLAGLASTEDFSNVDLRVVTSTESMMYNNNLPISNLMLIHIKGWHHVQVRLVEPTARSLNSGDCFLLVTPTHCILWSGEFANTAEKAKASELASLIQTQGDLGCRACGVIHLEEGVNTDNSLASDFWNLLGGKTQYGGAGAPEEDELYESGVVESNCLYRLVENRLVPHEQAWAAIPTVSLLGPTEALVFDFGSEVYLWHGKDVVPGDRSVTVQLAQQVWAGPYDYSNCRVNPLDPTHCNPSIQPQGERRPGWALFGCVSEHKETALFREKFLDWSGDKEETAAMVVEEAQTATPVWPQQSPLPQQPQQQLECVSLCACDAKALVAGQGVAVPGDGAVPTVLGGVDVQRGHGIVPLEDGRQVELSTVAVDTWHIQEFEDSEAQLESPGQLHEGDTYLVRWTYTLSPADQSGEPGRECSAVFIWQGRHSSINGRGASALRSHEGTQVMVPQGQEPPCFLQLFQGGLVIHKGCRADTTNNTGVWRLFCVRGELPEEASLLEVDCRCGSLRSRGSLILLNSQQGALYLWHGCKVHASSREAGKRAVERLTQMCPPELGLSSESPLRVQEVEEGAEPVEFGNAIGQQDRKAYDCMRQDPGKYNFTPRLFHLSTHSGTFQGEELQSPARLPGVVMAMPFVQESLYFVPQPALFLLDNCMELYLWQAGEPEDSETAGSACIRWANERRCAMQTVLQYCKERNPRRPLQAYLIQDGAEPLTFTNVFPRWEKRPTPTTQGEAGRVKLTLVQDALAQLSKTQYPLEELLQTPLPEGVDPQRLEIYLSDHDFQTILEMKRDEYDFLPNWKQISLKKSKGLLKT, from the exons ATGGACACTATAGAGAACCCCGCCTTGGAGCCCAGATCGGAGCGGATCGCCCGCTACAAGGCCGAAAGGAGACGGGAGCTACAAGAACGCTATGGCAACATGGAGGAGCTCCCATCCAAGTGGGTGAGGAGGGATGGGACTCTCATGAACTCAGACGGCGCACCTCCCTCCACAGACAGGATCCTCTCTGGGGGGGTGAACGGCAGAGCGGGGGGGCCGGAGGGGGGCAGGAGGAAGAGCAACACCCCTCTGGAGTCAGAACCGAGGAGAGTCTCCAACGGCTTTGAGGCAGACACTGCTGCAGACCCAACATACCTCCGAAG GCAGTGTTCTTCTGGCTCTGCCGGCATGTTGAGTGCAGGGGAGCCCCTAGCTCCCCCAGGCCCCCCTGGACCCGACGCTGCCCAGCTGCAAACGCGGGTGTCGGTGGGCCAGTTGAGGAGTGCCCTGCTGCAGCAGACCGGGACTGGAACACAGCCTGAGAAAGT TAGTCCCGACAGTGGCCGCGCGGCCTCTTCCCTTGACCTGGCTGTAAAGCCGGGCTCGGAGGGGGGGCGGCAGCGCACCCGTCGCTACCTCCCCGGGGTGTCAGGCGGGGGCCGCAAAACCAACGAGCGCTTCAGGACACAGCCGATCACAGCCTGCGAGGTGCAGGAGAGCGGCGG GCTGCTAGAGGAAGAGGCGAACGCAAAAG CTGATGTGAAGACAGACGACAGAGCCAAGATGAGTGTGGCGGACAAGATGTCTTTGTTTAAA GAGCTAGAGAAGACAGCAGCCCCTGAGGCCTCCTCCTTTCTGAAGCCTCGCTCTGGCAGCGCCACGTATGAACGCAGAGGACGCCGCGGCAACGAGCACCGCTCACTCACTCAGCCAATTACCtgtgaggaggtggtggtggccACCAG CACCCCCCAGCCAGCAGAGTCAGGCGAGGCCCAGGCTGTGCAGGCCGAGGCGGAGGCGGTGGAGGACGATGAGAACAGTAAGCTGACTATGAGCGAGAAGCTGGCTCTGTTCAACAAGCTGTCCCTGCCAGGGAACCAGGGGGATGCCACTCCCCATGCCCCCCCAGAGAGACGCAGGCAGAAGGGGGCACGCTACCGCACACAGCCCATCACCGTGGAGGAGGTCAGCCTG CTCCAGAAAGGCCCCATCCAGCTGCCCCCACTGCGCCTGTCCCCCACCCTCGCCGACCGGCAGCGGGAGCAGTCCGTCAACCTGAGGCCCAGTGAGGTGCACCAGGCCCAGCCTCGACCCGGGGCCGACGTGGAGCCTAACACAGGACCTGACCCGTCCCAGCAGCACAGGGACTCTGAGCCAGGAGAGATCAAAGGCATCCCGAGGAAGAGCCCCTCTGGAGGACCAGAATGGGACCGAGACGGAGACACTATGAGGGAGGGCAGACAGCAGGACCagaatggaggaggggggagggggaatggggtggaggagaggagggcagagagacaTGATAACGTACCAGTGCCTCGTAGAGAGAGACCAGCCTCCTCGGCCCcctggagacagaggaacaggaaccGGAGGGAGACGGTGGCCGTGTGTAGCCCagccaggccctcctcagagcaGGGTCACACCCAGGAGGAGAGGCGGATGCACCCCCCGGggaacaccactgggagagacag GTTGTCAGATGCttccagggaggaggaagaggaggagagggggagcagg GAAGACGGTGAGATCTCCCACGATGCATCAGCTCTCAACCCTCAGTGCTGG ggTGCTGTCTTTTCCTCTGTCTATTCGAACAGTACACCTCAATATGTCATGTGTTACAAtcag ACCAGCTCTTCCTATGAGGCCCAGGAGGTCTCCTCTCCTACCCAGACCCTCTCTCAGCCCCAATGGAGACAGAAg CACGCTAGACCAGTAGAAGAGGAGGAGCTGCCACAGGCGTCTGTGGCTGAGCGCATGAGAACCCTACAGGAGAGTGAGGAGCAGTGGAAGGCCAGAGGGAGAGGGGCCGCCAACGGCTCAGCCCAGTACACTGTGGCCGGACGCATGGCAAAGAGAG GTTTGGTGTCCCCTGTATCGGACATACACGAGACCCATCCATCTCACACTAAGAGACCCTCCACAGGAGCCACAGCAACTGGAGCCACAGCAACAGCATGCCCATGTGAAG AGATCTCCAGTCACCCTGGGATGGATGTGGAAGAGGACGCAAAGCTGGACAAACTGGATTCCATTGTGGACAGGCTGAATA ccaCTCCCCAGGACACGCCCCTGGAGGTGACCTCAGGGAGGGTGAAGGAGGTCATGACCCCTGATGACCGGGAGACATGTGGTGGTTTCTACAGGGAGGTGTTGCCCCCCTCACCCTCTGCCCTCGCTGCTGGTGCTGGTGCTGCCAATGGAACTGACCTGGAACAGGACCTCAGTGCCCTCTGCCAGACCAACACACCCAt GCTGACATCAGAAGTAGCGCAGCACAGGCGGTCGGTGCGTCCATCCCGTAGGACCCAGGGCTCTCGGAACCCTCTGCGTGCTCTGGCGGCCCGCGATGACATCAGACAGGACTTCATGGGAGAGAGAGTCACCATGGCTACCATGAACACTAACAGGACACAAGTGGAGAAGA TGGCCAAGAATTCCAACATGGCTGACTCAACTCTAGCAGGTCTGGCCAGTACAGAGGACTTCAGTAATGTCGATCTGCGTGTTGTCACTTCCACAGAGTCAATGatgtacaacaacaacctgccCATCAGCAACCTCATGCTCATTCACATCAAAG GTTGGCATCATGTGCAAGTGCGTCTAGTGGAGcccacagccaggtctctgaacaGTGGAGACTGCTTCCTGCTGGTCACACCCACTCACTGCATCCTCTGGAGCGGAGAGTTCGCCAACACAGCAGAGAAAGCCAAG GCGTCAGAGCTGGCATCGTTGATCCAGACCCAGGGGGATCTGGGCTGCCGGGCCTGTGGGGTCATCCACCTAGAGGAGGGGGTCAATACTGACAACAGCCTGGCCTCTGACTTCTGGAACCTTCTGGGAGGAAAGACACAATACGGAG GAGCGGGAGCCCCAGAAGAGGATGAGCTGTATGAGAGTGGGGTGGTGGAGTCTAACTGTTTGTACAGGCTGGTGGAGAACAGACTCGTACCCCATGAGCAGGCCTGGGCAGCCATCCCCACTGTCTCCCTACTGGGACCCACTGAG GCCCTGGTGTTTGACTTTGGCAGCGAGGTTTACCTGTGGCATGGGAAGGATGTTGTCCCTGGCGACAGGAGTGTGACTGTACAGCTGGCCCAGCAGGTGTGGGCTGGTCCCTACGACTACAGCAACTGTAGGGTCAACCCACTGGACCCCACACACTGCAACCCCAGCATACAGCC GCAAGGTGAAAGACGGCCCGGCTGGGCTCTGTTTGGCTGTGTCTCTGAGCACAAGGAGACAGCCCTCTTCAGGGAGAAGTTTCTGGACTGGTCTGGAGATAAGGAGGAGACCGCTGCAATGGTGGTGGAGGAGGCACAG ACTGCCACGCCAGTGTGGCCCCAGCAGAGTCCCCTGCCCCAGCAGCCCCAGCAGCAGTtagagtgtgtgtctctgtgtgcgtgtgatgCCAAGGCGCTGGTGGCAGGGCAGGGGGTGGCGGTGCCAGGGGACGGGGCGGTCCCTACAGTCCTGGGGGGGGTGGATGTTCAGAGGGGGCATGGTATCGTACCCCTGGAGGACGGGCGGCAGGTGGAGCTGAGCACTGTTGCCGTGGATACCTGGCACATTCAGGAGTTTGAGGACAGCGAGGCCCAGCTGGAGAGCCCAGGCCAGCTACATGAAGGAGACACATACCTGGTCCGCTGGACCTATACTCTCAGCCCAGCGGATCAAAGCGGGGAGCCTGGGAGGGAGTGCTCTGCTGTCTTCATCTGGCAGGGCCGGCACTCCAGTATCAATGGGCGAGGCGCGTCTGCCCTCAGGAGTCATGAGGGAACACAG gTGATGGTGCCTCAGGGGCAGGAGCCTCCATGTTTTCTTCAGCTTTTCCAGGGAGGTCTGGTCATCCACAAAGGCTGCCGAGCGGACACCACCAACAACACAG GAGTCTGGCGTCTGTTCTGTGTGCGTGGGGAGCTGCCTGAGGAGGCCAGTCTGTTGGAGGTGGACTGCCGCTGTGGCAGCCTGCGCTCCCGAGGTTCTCTCATACTGCTCAACAGTCAACAGGGGGCGCTCTACCTGTGGCATGGCTGTAAGGTCCACGCCAGCTCCCGGGAGGCAGGCAAGAGGGCTGTGGAGCGACTCACTCAGAT GTGCCCTCCTGaactgggcctcagcagtgaaaGCCCTTTGAGGGTGCAGGAAGTGGAGGAAGGGGCGGAGCCTGTGGAGTTTGGGAACGCTATTGGGCAGCAGGACAGGAAGGCCTATGACTGCATGCGACAAG ATCCAGGGAAGTATAACTTCACGCCACGCCTCTTCCATCTGAGCACCCATTCCGGAACCTTCCAGGGGGAGGAGCTGCAGAGCCCTGCCCGGTTGCCAGGGGTTGTCATGGCGATGCCCTTTGTCCAGGAGAGCCTGTACTTTGTGCCACAGCCAG CCCTGTTCCTTCTGGATAACTGTATGGAGCTGTATCTGTGGCAGGCAGGTGAGCCTGAGGACAGTGAGACCGCTGGCTCAGCCTGTATCCGCTGGGCTAACGAGAGGAGGTGTGCCATGCAGACAGTGCTCCAGTACTGCAAAG AGAGGAACCCAAGGCGCCCCCTTCAGGCCTACCTCATCCAGGACGGAGCAGAACCCCTCACCTTCACCAACGTTTTCCCTCGCTGGGAGAAGAGACCCACACCCACCACGCAG GGGGAGGCCGGGCGGGTCAAGCTGACCTTGGTGCAGGACGCCCTGGCCCAGCTCAGTAAGACCCAGTACCCCCTAGAGGAGCTGCTGCAGACCCCTCTGCCAGAGGGAGTGGACCCCCAGCGCCTGGAGATATACCTCTCCGACCACGACTTCCAG ACTATTttggagatgaagagagatgagTATGACTTCCTCCCAAACTGGAAACAAATCAGCCTGAAAAAAAGCAAAGGACTATTGAAAACCTGA
- the LOC118365229 gene encoding supervillin-like isoform X5: MDTIENPALEPRSERIARYKAERRRELQERYGNMEELPSKWVRRDGTLMNSDGAPPSTDRILSGGVNGRAGGPEGGRRKSNTPLESEPRRVSNGFEADTAADPTYLRRQCSSGSAGMLSAGEPLAPPGPPGPDAAQLQTRVSVGQLRSALLQQTGTGTQPEKVSPDSGRAASSLDLAVKPGSEGGRQRTRRYLPGVSGGGRKTNERFRTQPITACEVQESGGLLEEEANAKADVKTDDRAKMSVADKMSLFKELEKTAAPEASSFLKPRSGSATYERRGRRGNEHRSLTQPITCEEVVVATSSTPQPAESGEAQAVQAEAEAVEDDENSKLTMSEKLALFNKLSLPGNQGDATPHAPPERRRQKGARYRTQPITVEEVSLLQKGPIQLPPLRLSPTLADRQREQSVNLRPSEVHQAQPRPGADVEPNTGPDPSQQHRDSEPGEIKGIPRKSPSGGPEWDRDGDTMREGRQQDQNGGGGRGNGVEERRAERHDNVPVPRRERPASSAPWRQRNRNRRETVAVCSPARPSSEQGHTQEERRMHPPGNTTGRDRLSDASREEEEEERGSRTSSSYEAQEVSSPTQTLSQPQWRQKHARPVEEEELPQASVAERMRTLQESEEQWKARGRGAANGSAQYTVAGRMAKRGLVSPVSDIHETHPSHTKRPSTGATATGATATACPCEEISSHPGMDVEEDAKLDKLDSIVDRLNTTPQDTPLEVTSGRVKEVMTPDDRETCGGFYREVLPPSPSALAAGAGAANGTDLEQDLSALCQTNTPMLTSEVAQHRRSVRPSRRTQGSRNPLRALAARDDIRQDFMGERVTMATMNTNRTQVEKMAKNSNMADSTLAGLASTEDFSNVDLRVVTSTESMMYNNNLPISNLMLIHIKGWHHVQVRLVEPTARSLNSGDCFLLVTPTHCILWSGEFANTAEKAKASELASLIQTQGDLGCRACGVIHLEEGVNTDNSLASDFWNLLGGKTQYGGAGAPEEDELYESGVVESNCLYRLVENRLVPHEQAWAAIPTVSLLGPTEALVFDFGSEVYLWHGKDVVPGDRSVTVQLAQQVWAGPYDYSNCRVNPLDPTHCNPSIQPQGERRPGWALFGCVSEHKETALFREKFLDWSGDKEETAAMVVEEAQTATPVWPQQSPLPQQPQQQLECVSLCACDAKALVAGQGVAVPGDGAVPTVLGGVDVQRGHGIVPLEDGRQVELSTVAVDTWHIQEFEDSEAQLESPGQLHEGDTYLVRWTYTLSPADQSGEPGRECSAVFIWQGRHSSINGRGASALRSHEGTQVMVPQGQEPPCFLQLFQGGLVIHKGCRADTTNNTGVWRLFCVRGELPEEASLLEVDCRCGSLRSRGSLILLNSQQGALYLWHGCKVHASSREAGKRAVERLTQMCPPELGLSSESPLRVQEVEEGAEPVEFGNAIGQQDRKAYDCMRQDPGKYNFTPRLFHLSTHSGTFQGEELQSPARLPGVVMAMPFVQESLYFVPQPALFLLDNCMELYLWQAGEPEDSETAGSACIRWANERRCAMQTVLQYCKERNPRRPLQAYLIQDGAEPLTFTNVFPRWEKRPTPTTQGEAGRVKLTLVQDALAQLSKTQYPLEELLQTPLPEGVDPQRLEIYLSDHDFQTILEMKRDEYDFLPNWKQISLKKSKGLLKT, encoded by the exons ATGGACACTATAGAGAACCCCGCCTTGGAGCCCAGATCGGAGCGGATCGCCCGCTACAAGGCCGAAAGGAGACGGGAGCTACAAGAACGCTATGGCAACATGGAGGAGCTCCCATCCAAGTGGGTGAGGAGGGATGGGACTCTCATGAACTCAGACGGCGCACCTCCCTCCACAGACAGGATCCTCTCTGGGGGGGTGAACGGCAGAGCGGGGGGGCCGGAGGGGGGCAGGAGGAAGAGCAACACCCCTCTGGAGTCAGAACCGAGGAGAGTCTCCAACGGCTTTGAGGCAGACACTGCTGCAGACCCAACATACCTCCGAAG GCAGTGTTCTTCTGGCTCTGCCGGCATGTTGAGTGCAGGGGAGCCCCTAGCTCCCCCAGGCCCCCCTGGACCCGACGCTGCCCAGCTGCAAACGCGGGTGTCGGTGGGCCAGTTGAGGAGTGCCCTGCTGCAGCAGACCGGGACTGGAACACAGCCTGAGAAAGT TAGTCCCGACAGTGGCCGCGCGGCCTCTTCCCTTGACCTGGCTGTAAAGCCGGGCTCGGAGGGGGGGCGGCAGCGCACCCGTCGCTACCTCCCCGGGGTGTCAGGCGGGGGCCGCAAAACCAACGAGCGCTTCAGGACACAGCCGATCACAGCCTGCGAGGTGCAGGAGAGCGGCGG GCTGCTAGAGGAAGAGGCGAACGCAAAAG CTGATGTGAAGACAGACGACAGAGCCAAGATGAGTGTGGCGGACAAGATGTCTTTGTTTAAA GAGCTAGAGAAGACAGCAGCCCCTGAGGCCTCCTCCTTTCTGAAGCCTCGCTCTGGCAGCGCCACGTATGAACGCAGAGGACGCCGCGGCAACGAGCACCGCTCACTCACTCAGCCAATTACCtgtgaggaggtggtggtggccACCAG CAGCACCCCCCAGCCAGCAGAGTCAGGCGAGGCCCAGGCTGTGCAGGCCGAGGCGGAGGCGGTGGAGGACGATGAGAACAGTAAGCTGACTATGAGCGAGAAGCTGGCTCTGTTCAACAAGCTGTCCCTGCCAGGGAACCAGGGGGATGCCACTCCCCATGCCCCCCCAGAGAGACGCAGGCAGAAGGGGGCACGCTACCGCACACAGCCCATCACCGTGGAGGAGGTCAGCCTG CTCCAGAAAGGCCCCATCCAGCTGCCCCCACTGCGCCTGTCCCCCACCCTCGCCGACCGGCAGCGGGAGCAGTCCGTCAACCTGAGGCCCAGTGAGGTGCACCAGGCCCAGCCTCGACCCGGGGCCGACGTGGAGCCTAACACAGGACCTGACCCGTCCCAGCAGCACAGGGACTCTGAGCCAGGAGAGATCAAAGGCATCCCGAGGAAGAGCCCCTCTGGAGGACCAGAATGGGACCGAGACGGAGACACTATGAGGGAGGGCAGACAGCAGGACCagaatggaggaggggggagggggaatggggtggaggagaggagggcagagagacaTGATAACGTACCAGTGCCTCGTAGAGAGAGACCAGCCTCCTCGGCCCcctggagacagaggaacaggaaccGGAGGGAGACGGTGGCCGTGTGTAGCCCagccaggccctcctcagagcaGGGTCACACCCAGGAGGAGAGGCGGATGCACCCCCCGGggaacaccactgggagagacag GTTGTCAGATGCttccagggaggaggaagaggaggagagggggagcagg ACCAGCTCTTCCTATGAGGCCCAGGAGGTCTCCTCTCCTACCCAGACCCTCTCTCAGCCCCAATGGAGACAGAAg CACGCTAGACCAGTAGAAGAGGAGGAGCTGCCACAGGCGTCTGTGGCTGAGCGCATGAGAACCCTACAGGAGAGTGAGGAGCAGTGGAAGGCCAGAGGGAGAGGGGCCGCCAACGGCTCAGCCCAGTACACTGTGGCCGGACGCATGGCAAAGAGAG GTTTGGTGTCCCCTGTATCGGACATACACGAGACCCATCCATCTCACACTAAGAGACCCTCCACAGGAGCCACAGCAACTGGAGCCACAGCAACAGCATGCCCATGTGAAG AGATCTCCAGTCACCCTGGGATGGATGTGGAAGAGGACGCAAAGCTGGACAAACTGGATTCCATTGTGGACAGGCTGAATA ccaCTCCCCAGGACACGCCCCTGGAGGTGACCTCAGGGAGGGTGAAGGAGGTCATGACCCCTGATGACCGGGAGACATGTGGTGGTTTCTACAGGGAGGTGTTGCCCCCCTCACCCTCTGCCCTCGCTGCTGGTGCTGGTGCTGCCAATGGAACTGACCTGGAACAGGACCTCAGTGCCCTCTGCCAGACCAACACACCCAt GCTGACATCAGAAGTAGCGCAGCACAGGCGGTCGGTGCGTCCATCCCGTAGGACCCAGGGCTCTCGGAACCCTCTGCGTGCTCTGGCGGCCCGCGATGACATCAGACAGGACTTCATGGGAGAGAGAGTCACCATGGCTACCATGAACACTAACAGGACACAAGTGGAGAAGA TGGCCAAGAATTCCAACATGGCTGACTCAACTCTAGCAGGTCTGGCCAGTACAGAGGACTTCAGTAATGTCGATCTGCGTGTTGTCACTTCCACAGAGTCAATGatgtacaacaacaacctgccCATCAGCAACCTCATGCTCATTCACATCAAAG GTTGGCATCATGTGCAAGTGCGTCTAGTGGAGcccacagccaggtctctgaacaGTGGAGACTGCTTCCTGCTGGTCACACCCACTCACTGCATCCTCTGGAGCGGAGAGTTCGCCAACACAGCAGAGAAAGCCAAG GCGTCAGAGCTGGCATCGTTGATCCAGACCCAGGGGGATCTGGGCTGCCGGGCCTGTGGGGTCATCCACCTAGAGGAGGGGGTCAATACTGACAACAGCCTGGCCTCTGACTTCTGGAACCTTCTGGGAGGAAAGACACAATACGGAG GAGCGGGAGCCCCAGAAGAGGATGAGCTGTATGAGAGTGGGGTGGTGGAGTCTAACTGTTTGTACAGGCTGGTGGAGAACAGACTCGTACCCCATGAGCAGGCCTGGGCAGCCATCCCCACTGTCTCCCTACTGGGACCCACTGAG GCCCTGGTGTTTGACTTTGGCAGCGAGGTTTACCTGTGGCATGGGAAGGATGTTGTCCCTGGCGACAGGAGTGTGACTGTACAGCTGGCCCAGCAGGTGTGGGCTGGTCCCTACGACTACAGCAACTGTAGGGTCAACCCACTGGACCCCACACACTGCAACCCCAGCATACAGCC GCAAGGTGAAAGACGGCCCGGCTGGGCTCTGTTTGGCTGTGTCTCTGAGCACAAGGAGACAGCCCTCTTCAGGGAGAAGTTTCTGGACTGGTCTGGAGATAAGGAGGAGACCGCTGCAATGGTGGTGGAGGAGGCACAG ACTGCCACGCCAGTGTGGCCCCAGCAGAGTCCCCTGCCCCAGCAGCCCCAGCAGCAGTtagagtgtgtgtctctgtgtgcgtgtgatgCCAAGGCGCTGGTGGCAGGGCAGGGGGTGGCGGTGCCAGGGGACGGGGCGGTCCCTACAGTCCTGGGGGGGGTGGATGTTCAGAGGGGGCATGGTATCGTACCCCTGGAGGACGGGCGGCAGGTGGAGCTGAGCACTGTTGCCGTGGATACCTGGCACATTCAGGAGTTTGAGGACAGCGAGGCCCAGCTGGAGAGCCCAGGCCAGCTACATGAAGGAGACACATACCTGGTCCGCTGGACCTATACTCTCAGCCCAGCGGATCAAAGCGGGGAGCCTGGGAGGGAGTGCTCTGCTGTCTTCATCTGGCAGGGCCGGCACTCCAGTATCAATGGGCGAGGCGCGTCTGCCCTCAGGAGTCATGAGGGAACACAG gTGATGGTGCCTCAGGGGCAGGAGCCTCCATGTTTTCTTCAGCTTTTCCAGGGAGGTCTGGTCATCCACAAAGGCTGCCGAGCGGACACCACCAACAACACAG GAGTCTGGCGTCTGTTCTGTGTGCGTGGGGAGCTGCCTGAGGAGGCCAGTCTGTTGGAGGTGGACTGCCGCTGTGGCAGCCTGCGCTCCCGAGGTTCTCTCATACTGCTCAACAGTCAACAGGGGGCGCTCTACCTGTGGCATGGCTGTAAGGTCCACGCCAGCTCCCGGGAGGCAGGCAAGAGGGCTGTGGAGCGACTCACTCAGAT GTGCCCTCCTGaactgggcctcagcagtgaaaGCCCTTTGAGGGTGCAGGAAGTGGAGGAAGGGGCGGAGCCTGTGGAGTTTGGGAACGCTATTGGGCAGCAGGACAGGAAGGCCTATGACTGCATGCGACAAG ATCCAGGGAAGTATAACTTCACGCCACGCCTCTTCCATCTGAGCACCCATTCCGGAACCTTCCAGGGGGAGGAGCTGCAGAGCCCTGCCCGGTTGCCAGGGGTTGTCATGGCGATGCCCTTTGTCCAGGAGAGCCTGTACTTTGTGCCACAGCCAG CCCTGTTCCTTCTGGATAACTGTATGGAGCTGTATCTGTGGCAGGCAGGTGAGCCTGAGGACAGTGAGACCGCTGGCTCAGCCTGTATCCGCTGGGCTAACGAGAGGAGGTGTGCCATGCAGACAGTGCTCCAGTACTGCAAAG AGAGGAACCCAAGGCGCCCCCTTCAGGCCTACCTCATCCAGGACGGAGCAGAACCCCTCACCTTCACCAACGTTTTCCCTCGCTGGGAGAAGAGACCCACACCCACCACGCAG GGGGAGGCCGGGCGGGTCAAGCTGACCTTGGTGCAGGACGCCCTGGCCCAGCTCAGTAAGACCCAGTACCCCCTAGAGGAGCTGCTGCAGACCCCTCTGCCAGAGGGAGTGGACCCCCAGCGCCTGGAGATATACCTCTCCGACCACGACTTCCAG ACTATTttggagatgaagagagatgagTATGACTTCCTCCCAAACTGGAAACAAATCAGCCTGAAAAAAAGCAAAGGACTATTGAAAACCTGA